The Pongo abelii isolate AG06213 chromosome 23, NHGRI_mPonAbe1-v2.0_pri, whole genome shotgun sequence nucleotide sequence TCCACGAGCTGGGCGACGTGGTGGACGCCTTTGTGGTGTGCGAGTCCAACTTCACGGCTTACGGGGAGCCGCGGCCGCTCAAGTTCCGGGAGATGCTGACCAATGGCACCTTCGAGTACATCCGCCACAAGGTGCTCTATGTCTTCCTGGACCACTTCCCGCCTGGCGGCCGGCAGGACGGCTGGATCGCCGACGACTACCTGCGCACCTTCCTCACCCAGGACGGCGTCTCGCGGCTGCGCAACCTGCGGCCCGACGACGTCTTCATCATTGACGATGCGGACGAGATCCCGGCCCGCGACGGCGTCCTCTTCCTCAAGCTCTACGATGGCTGGACCGAGCCCTTCGCCTTCCACATGCGCAAGTCGCTCTACGGCTTCTTCTGGAAGCAGCCGGGCACCCTGGAGGTGGTGTCCGGCTGCACGGTGGACATGCTGCAGGCAGTGTACGGGCTGGACGGCATCCGCCTGCGCCGCCGCCAGTACTACACCATGCCCAACTTCAGGCAGTACGAGAACCGCACCGGCCACATCCTGGTGCAGTGGTCGCTGGGCAGCCCCCTGCACTTCGCCGGCTGGCACTGCTCCTGGTGCTTCACGCCCGAGGGCATCTACTTCAAGCTCGTGTCCGCCCAGAATGGCGACTTCCCACGCTGGGGTGACTACGAGGACAAGCGGGACCTGAACTACATCCGCGGCCTGATCCGCACCGGGGGCTGGTTCGACGGCACGCAGCAGGAGTACCCGCCCGCAGACCCCAGCGAGCACATGTATGCGCCCAAGTACCTGCTGAAGAACTACGACCGGTTCCACTACCTGCTGGACAACCCCTACCAGGAGCCCAGGAGTACGGCGGCGGGCGGACGGCGCCACAGGGGTCCCGAGGGAAGGTCGCCC carries:
- the MGAT3 gene encoding beta-1,4-mannosyl-glycoprotein 4-beta-N-acetylglucosaminyltransferase; translated protein: MRRYKLFLMFCMAGLGLISFLHFFKTLSYVTFPRELASLSPNLVSSFFWNNAPVTPQASPEPGGPDLLRTPLYSHSPLLQPLPPSKAAEELHRVDLVLPEDNTEYFVRTKAGGVCFKPGTKMLERPPPGRPEEKPEGANGSSARRPPRYLLSARERTGGRGARRKWVECVCLPGWHGPSCGVPTVVQYSNLPTKERLVPREVPRRVINAINVNHEFDLLDVRFHELGDVVDAFVVCESNFTAYGEPRPLKFREMLTNGTFEYIRHKVLYVFLDHFPPGGRQDGWIADDYLRTFLTQDGVSRLRNLRPDDVFIIDDADEIPARDGVLFLKLYDGWTEPFAFHMRKSLYGFFWKQPGTLEVVSGCTVDMLQAVYGLDGIRLRRRQYYTMPNFRQYENRTGHILVQWSLGSPLHFAGWHCSWCFTPEGIYFKLVSAQNGDFPRWGDYEDKRDLNYIRGLIRTGGWFDGTQQEYPPADPSEHMYAPKYLLKNYDRFHYLLDNPYQEPRSTAAGGRRHRGPEGRSPARGKLDETEV